A single genomic interval of Gossypium raimondii isolate GPD5lz chromosome 11, ASM2569854v1, whole genome shotgun sequence harbors:
- the LOC105804659 gene encoding flowering locus K homology domain isoform X1 yields the protein MAEVGQSYGENEVEQVQEHVDLEQNLNLGHDLNLEHSANLEQNANLEHIANLEHMANLEHNANLEHIANLQQIANLEHNANLEHIANLEHNANLEHSVDSEQNLNLEEEPEENLEEQKLQQESQHQPKQDHENEAVVGGGEKKWPGWPGESVFRMLVPAQKVGSIIGRKGEFIKKIVEETRARIKILDGPPGTTERAVMVSGKEEPDSSLPPAMDGLLRVHKRLIDGLEGDSSHAPSAVGTKVSTRLLVPAPQAGSLIGKQGATVKTIQESSNCIVRVLGSEDLPVFALQDDRIVEVVGEAADVHKALELIASHLRKFLVDRSIIPLFEMHMQKSNPQMDHMPPRQTWAPPQGVPPNAGGGGFGHNPQYMPPPRQLENYYPPADMPPMDKQPHQGISAYGREAPTGAHGSSNPNAPSMITQVTQQMQIPLSYADAVIGTAGASISYIRRVSGATVTIQETRGVPGEMTVEISGTASQVQTAQQLIQNFMAEAAAPAQAQVGGAADQAYNPYAAHGSLYASPPSNPGHAGGYGYGSNYGY from the exons ATGGCTGAAGTTGGTCAAAGCTATGGTGAGAATGAAGTAGAACAAGTGCAAGAACATGTGGACCTGGAGCAGAATCTTAACCTGGGGCATGATTTGAACTTGGAGCACAGTGCAAACTTGGAACAAAATGCGAACTTGGAGCACATTGCAAACTTGGAGCACATGGCAAACTTGGAGCACAATGCAAACTTGGAGCATATTGCAAACTTACAGCAGATTGCAAACTTGGAGCACAATGCAAACTTAGAGCACATTGCTAACTTGGAGCACAATGCTAACTTAGAGCATAGTGTGGACTCGGAGCAGAACTTAAACTTGGAGGAAGAACCGGAAGAGAACTTGGAGGAGCAGAAATTGCAGCAGGAATCACAACATCAACCAAAACAAGACCATGAAAACGAGGCAGTGGTTGGAGGTGGTGAAAAGAAGTGGCCTGGATGGCCTGGAGAGAGTGTGTTCCGGATGTTAGTTCCTGCACAGAAGGTTGGTAGTATAATTGGACGTAAAGGGgagttcataaaaaaaatagttgagGAGACAAGAGCTCGAATCAAGATACTTGATGGTCCTCCAGGGACAACAGAGAGAGCT GTAATGGTATCTGGGAAGGAGGAGCCTGATTCTTCTCTTCCGCCTGCTATGGATGGACTTCTAAGGGTCCATAAACGCCTTATTGATGGCTTGGAGGGTGATTCATCTCATGCACCATCGGCTGTGGGAACCAAGGTTTCAACAAGGCTGCTAGTCCCTGCCCCACAAGCTGGAAGTTTGATTGGAAAACAAGGAGCAACTGTCAAAACCATTCAAGAATCGTCTAATTGTATTGTTAGAGTTCTTGGATCAG AAGACCTTCCAGTCTTTGCTCTTCAAGATGATAGGATTGTTGAAGTTGTAGGAGAAGCAGCTGATGTGCATAAAGCATTGGAGCTAATTGCATCTCACCTCAGGAAGTTTTTAGTGGACCGCAGTATAATTCCCTTATTTGAAATGCAT ATGCAAAAGTCTAATCCTCAAATGGACCACATGCCACCTCGTCAAACCTGGGCCCCACCTCAGGGTGTCCCTCCTAATGCTGGTGGAGGTGGTTTTGGACACAATCCTCAGTACATGCCACCTCCACGGCAACTCGAGAATTACTACCCACCTGCTGATATGCCTCCTATGGATAAGCAGCCACATCAGGGTATTTCTGCCTATGGAAGAGAAGCCCCAACTGGTGCTCATGGATCATCAAATCCCAATGCACCATCAATGATCACACAG GTCACTCAGCAAATGCAAATTCCGCTATCTTATGCTGATGCTGTTATTGGGACAGCTGGTGCAAGCATTAGCTATATTCGACGTGTTAGTGGGGCAACTGTCACCATTCAAGAAACTAGGGGTGTTCCTGGGGAAATGACAGTTGAAATAAGTGGTACTGCTTCACAAGTTCAAACTGCTCAGCAACTGATACAG AATTTTATGGCTGAAGCTGCCGCACCAGCACAGGCACAAGTTGGTGGGGCTGCAGACCAAGCTTATAATCCGTATGCAGCTCATGGTTCTCTATACGCATCACCACCATCCAATCCAGGACACGCGGGTGGTTATGGCTATGGTTCAAACTATGGGTACTAA
- the LOC105804659 gene encoding flowering locus K homology domain isoform X2, whose translation MAEVGQSYGENEVEQVQEHVDLEQNLNLGHDLNLEHSANLEQNANLEHIANLEHMANLEHNANLEHIANLQQIANLEHNANLEHIANLEHNANLEHSVDSEQNLNLEEEPEENLEEQKLQQESQHQPKQDHENEAVVGGGEKKWPGWPGESVFRMLVPAQKVGSIIGRKGEFIKKIVEETRARIKILDGPPGTTERAVMVSGKEEPDSSLPPAMDGLLRVHKRLIDGLEGDSSHAPSAVGTKVSTRLLVPAPQAGSLIGKQGATVKTIQESSNCIVRVLGSDLPVFALQDDRIVEVVGEAADVHKALELIASHLRKFLVDRSIIPLFEMHMQKSNPQMDHMPPRQTWAPPQGVPPNAGGGGFGHNPQYMPPPRQLENYYPPADMPPMDKQPHQGISAYGREAPTGAHGSSNPNAPSMITQVTQQMQIPLSYADAVIGTAGASISYIRRVSGATVTIQETRGVPGEMTVEISGTASQVQTAQQLIQNFMAEAAAPAQAQVGGAADQAYNPYAAHGSLYASPPSNPGHAGGYGYGSNYGY comes from the exons ATGGCTGAAGTTGGTCAAAGCTATGGTGAGAATGAAGTAGAACAAGTGCAAGAACATGTGGACCTGGAGCAGAATCTTAACCTGGGGCATGATTTGAACTTGGAGCACAGTGCAAACTTGGAACAAAATGCGAACTTGGAGCACATTGCAAACTTGGAGCACATGGCAAACTTGGAGCACAATGCAAACTTGGAGCATATTGCAAACTTACAGCAGATTGCAAACTTGGAGCACAATGCAAACTTAGAGCACATTGCTAACTTGGAGCACAATGCTAACTTAGAGCATAGTGTGGACTCGGAGCAGAACTTAAACTTGGAGGAAGAACCGGAAGAGAACTTGGAGGAGCAGAAATTGCAGCAGGAATCACAACATCAACCAAAACAAGACCATGAAAACGAGGCAGTGGTTGGAGGTGGTGAAAAGAAGTGGCCTGGATGGCCTGGAGAGAGTGTGTTCCGGATGTTAGTTCCTGCACAGAAGGTTGGTAGTATAATTGGACGTAAAGGGgagttcataaaaaaaatagttgagGAGACAAGAGCTCGAATCAAGATACTTGATGGTCCTCCAGGGACAACAGAGAGAGCT GTAATGGTATCTGGGAAGGAGGAGCCTGATTCTTCTCTTCCGCCTGCTATGGATGGACTTCTAAGGGTCCATAAACGCCTTATTGATGGCTTGGAGGGTGATTCATCTCATGCACCATCGGCTGTGGGAACCAAGGTTTCAACAAGGCTGCTAGTCCCTGCCCCACAAGCTGGAAGTTTGATTGGAAAACAAGGAGCAACTGTCAAAACCATTCAAGAATCGTCTAATTGTATTGTTAGAGTTCTTGGATCAG ACCTTCCAGTCTTTGCTCTTCAAGATGATAGGATTGTTGAAGTTGTAGGAGAAGCAGCTGATGTGCATAAAGCATTGGAGCTAATTGCATCTCACCTCAGGAAGTTTTTAGTGGACCGCAGTATAATTCCCTTATTTGAAATGCAT ATGCAAAAGTCTAATCCTCAAATGGACCACATGCCACCTCGTCAAACCTGGGCCCCACCTCAGGGTGTCCCTCCTAATGCTGGTGGAGGTGGTTTTGGACACAATCCTCAGTACATGCCACCTCCACGGCAACTCGAGAATTACTACCCACCTGCTGATATGCCTCCTATGGATAAGCAGCCACATCAGGGTATTTCTGCCTATGGAAGAGAAGCCCCAACTGGTGCTCATGGATCATCAAATCCCAATGCACCATCAATGATCACACAG GTCACTCAGCAAATGCAAATTCCGCTATCTTATGCTGATGCTGTTATTGGGACAGCTGGTGCAAGCATTAGCTATATTCGACGTGTTAGTGGGGCAACTGTCACCATTCAAGAAACTAGGGGTGTTCCTGGGGAAATGACAGTTGAAATAAGTGGTACTGCTTCACAAGTTCAAACTGCTCAGCAACTGATACAG AATTTTATGGCTGAAGCTGCCGCACCAGCACAGGCACAAGTTGGTGGGGCTGCAGACCAAGCTTATAATCCGTATGCAGCTCATGGTTCTCTATACGCATCACCACCATCCAATCCAGGACACGCGGGTGGTTATGGCTATGGTTCAAACTATGGGTACTAA
- the LOC105801603 gene encoding uncharacterized protein At2g34160, giving the protein MGVEAVAATGGGGGGGGGGGGGVEAQKKNRIQVSNTKKPLFFYVNLAKRYIQQHNEVELSALGMAITTVVTIAEILKNNGLAIEKKVLTSTVGMKDENKGRVVLKAKIEIVLGKSEKFDLLMNASNVATETDPKDKE; this is encoded by the exons atgggtgtGGAGGCAGTGGCTGCTACaggtggaggaggaggaggaggaggaggaggaggaggaggagttGAGGCGCAGAAGAAGAACAGAATTCAAGTCTCTAACACCAAAAAGCCTCTCTTTTTCTATGTTAATCTTGCTAAA AGATATATCCAGCAGCATAATGAGGTTGAGCTTTCTGCCTTGGGCATGG CAATCACTACTGTTGTCACTATTGCTGAGATCTTGAAGAATAATGGACTTGCTATTGAGAAGA AAGTTTTGACATCCACAGTCGGCATGAAAGACGAGAACAAAGGGCGTGTTGTCCTAAAAGCCAAG ATTGAAATCGTGTTGGGGAAGTCTGAAAAGTTCGACTTGCTGATGAATGCTTCCAATGTGGCAACGGAGACTGATCCTAAAGACAAGGAATGA